One Fusobacterium nucleatum genomic window carries:
- a CDS encoding type II toxin-antitoxin system HicA family toxin, which produces MPMTSTEMIKLLLKNDFKQVPGGKGSHKKFINQSTGKCTVVPDHKQELGKGLEYKILKQAGLK; this is translated from the coding sequence ATGCCGATGACGTCAACGGAAATGATTAAATTACTTTTAAAGAATGACTTTAAACAAGTACCTGGAGGCAAAGGTTCTCATAAGAAGTTTATTAATCAAAGTACAGGCAAGTGCACTGTTGTTCCAGACCATAAACAAGAACTTGGCAAAGGTTTGGAATATAAAATTTTAAAACAAGCAGGGCTAAAATAA